The following are encoded in a window of Mycobacterium sp. ELW1 genomic DNA:
- a CDS encoding nuclear transport factor 2 family protein has protein sequence MSIDTSAVPTDVAQTVLGMWKALSNRDWETLKTFLSDDCIYVDMPVGPIAAARGPEDIVKRLKVGLEPLAGYENHDGVLVSNGVDAMYEHSETWTFTTGEQGVLNFVTVHKVADGKITLWKDYWDMNGLTSFAPPTWLEDLAGADTSWIFDATGLI, from the coding sequence ATGTCAATTGACACTTCGGCGGTACCCACGGATGTGGCCCAGACCGTGTTGGGAATGTGGAAGGCGCTGTCGAACCGCGACTGGGAGACGTTGAAGACGTTCCTGTCCGACGATTGCATCTATGTCGACATGCCGGTCGGCCCGATCGCGGCAGCGCGCGGACCCGAGGACATTGTCAAGCGCCTCAAGGTCGGGCTGGAGCCGCTGGCCGGCTACGAGAATCACGACGGTGTTCTGGTCAGCAACGGCGTGGACGCCATGTACGAGCACTCCGAGACGTGGACGTTCACGACCGGCGAGCAGGGCGTGCTGAATTTCGTCACGGTGCACAAGGTCGCCGACGGCAAGATCACGCTGTGGAAGGACTACTGGGACATGAACGGGCTGACGAGCTTCGCGCCGCCGACCTGGCTCGAGGACCTGGCAGGAGCCGACACGTCGTGGATCTTCGACGCCACCGGCCTGATCTGA
- a CDS encoding amidohydrolase family protein: protein MSYDTIIRNGRWFDGTGAPSGIRDIGIRDGRIATVSLRPLDVTGCDDVVEAGGRWVLPGMVDVHTHYDVEVLGGPGLPESVRHGVTTVLLGSCSLSTIHVGGSDAGDLFGRVEAIPREHVVAAIDDAKTWTTAEGYVQALESRPLGPNIAAFIGHSDMRTAVMGLDQATREDVRPSAAQQAEMERMLAEALDAGFVGMSSQQLLFDKIDGETCRSRTLPSTYAKPRELRRLKSLLRKRGRVLQSGPDIQNPLNLVSQVAQSIPVLRDKLKTSLLSAADVKANPFAILIMGPLAKAANKLGGDFRWQHLPVPFEVYADGIDLVVFEEFGSGAAALHLRDEVERNALLADEAYRRQFRKDYDTKFGVRVWHRDFFDAEIVACPDDTVVGKSFGQVGMERGELHPVDAFLDLVLEHGTKLRWRTTISNHRPEVLKKLARDPGVQMGFSDAGAHLRNMAFYNYGLRLLRHVRDADRKGRPFMSVEQAVHRMTGELADWYQIDAGHLRVGDRADLVVINPKRLDSHLDDYAENPVEQYAGLPRMVNRNNDAVDLVLIGGRAVVRDGEPTPVLGSERTGSFLRVGRATAAPGKTTTTETELAHVN from the coding sequence GTGAGCTACGACACAATCATCCGCAACGGTCGGTGGTTCGACGGAACGGGCGCCCCGTCCGGGATCCGGGACATCGGCATCCGCGACGGCCGCATCGCCACCGTCAGCCTGCGCCCCCTCGATGTCACCGGTTGCGACGACGTCGTCGAAGCGGGCGGCAGGTGGGTGCTGCCGGGGATGGTCGACGTGCACACCCACTATGACGTCGAGGTGCTCGGTGGTCCCGGTCTGCCGGAATCGGTCCGGCACGGCGTCACCACCGTCCTGCTCGGTTCGTGCTCGCTGTCCACGATCCACGTCGGCGGCAGCGATGCCGGCGATCTTTTCGGCCGAGTCGAGGCGATTCCGCGCGAGCACGTCGTCGCCGCCATCGACGACGCCAAGACCTGGACCACCGCCGAGGGATACGTCCAGGCACTGGAGTCACGGCCGCTGGGACCCAACATCGCGGCGTTCATCGGACACTCCGACATGCGGACCGCCGTCATGGGGCTGGATCAGGCCACCCGAGAAGATGTGCGGCCCAGCGCTGCTCAGCAGGCCGAGATGGAGCGGATGCTCGCCGAGGCGCTGGACGCCGGATTCGTCGGAATGTCGTCGCAGCAGCTGCTGTTCGACAAGATCGACGGCGAGACCTGCCGGTCGCGGACGCTGCCGTCGACCTACGCCAAGCCCCGCGAGCTGCGGCGGCTCAAGTCGCTGTTGCGCAAGCGCGGCCGTGTGCTGCAGTCGGGGCCGGACATCCAGAACCCGCTGAATCTGGTATCGCAAGTGGCGCAATCGATTCCGGTTCTGCGCGACAAGCTGAAGACCAGCCTGCTGTCGGCGGCCGACGTCAAGGCCAATCCGTTCGCCATCCTGATCATGGGCCCCTTGGCCAAAGCGGCGAACAAGTTGGGCGGCGACTTCCGCTGGCAACATCTGCCGGTTCCGTTCGAGGTGTACGCCGACGGTATCGATCTGGTGGTGTTCGAAGAGTTCGGCTCCGGTGCTGCCGCACTGCACCTGCGTGACGAGGTCGAGCGCAACGCGCTGCTGGCCGACGAGGCGTACCGCCGCCAGTTCCGTAAGGACTACGACACCAAGTTCGGGGTGCGGGTGTGGCACCGGGACTTCTTCGACGCCGAGATCGTCGCCTGTCCCGACGACACGGTGGTCGGCAAGTCCTTCGGGCAGGTCGGCATGGAACGCGGTGAGCTGCACCCGGTGGACGCGTTCCTGGACCTGGTGCTCGAGCACGGCACCAAGCTGCGCTGGCGCACCACGATTTCCAACCACCGGCCGGAGGTGCTCAAGAAACTCGCCCGCGACCCCGGTGTCCAGATGGGCTTCTCCGATGCCGGTGCGCACCTGCGCAACATGGCGTTCTACAACTACGGCCTGCGGCTGTTGCGCCATGTGCGCGACGCCGATCGCAAGGGCCGCCCCTTCATGTCGGTCGAGCAGGCCGTGCACCGGATGACGGGTGAGCTGGCCGACTGGTATCAGATCGACGCCGGCCACCTTCGCGTCGGCGATCGGGCCGATCTGGTGGTGATCAACCCCAAGCGCCTCGACAGCCATCTCGACGACTACGCCGAGAACCCCGTCGAGCAGTACGCCGGCCTGCCCCGGATGGTCAACCGCAACAACGATGCCGTCGATCTGGTCCTGATCGGCGGGCGTGCGGTGGTCCGCGACGGCGAGCCGACGCCCGTTCTCGGGTCCGAGCGGACCGGCAGTTTCCTGCGGGTGGGCCGGGCGACGGCGGCACCCGGAAAGACCACGACGACGGAAACGGAGCTGGCGCATGTCAATTGA
- a CDS encoding SDR family oxidoreductase: MSSEAVLTGRIAVVAGATRGAGRGIAAALGEAGATVICTGRSSITGRGGSDYDRPETIEGTAALVDELGGTGVAIQVDHLDPEQVRGLADRIRSEFGRIDVLVNDIWGAEILKGEPPQWNRPIWELDIADGLRILRLGIDTHLITSHALLPLMVQRPGGLLVEMTDGTAEYNAVNYRISVFYDAVKSAVNRMAFALGHELTPYGATAVAVTPGWMRSEIMLEHYGVTEENWRLALDDDRADGGPTAPPGFAESETPRYVGRAIAAIAADEHRSRWHQRSVSAGDLARAYGFVDVDGRQPDAWAHME, translated from the coding sequence ATGTCGTCAGAGGCTGTGCTCACCGGCCGGATCGCGGTCGTGGCCGGTGCCACGCGGGGCGCCGGCCGCGGAATCGCCGCCGCACTCGGGGAGGCCGGCGCGACCGTCATCTGCACCGGCCGCAGCAGTATCACCGGGCGCGGCGGTTCTGACTACGACCGGCCGGAGACCATCGAGGGCACCGCCGCGCTGGTCGACGAGCTCGGCGGAACCGGGGTGGCGATCCAGGTCGATCACCTGGACCCCGAGCAGGTACGCGGGTTGGCCGACCGGATCCGGTCGGAGTTCGGCCGTATCGATGTGCTGGTCAACGACATCTGGGGCGCCGAGATCCTCAAGGGTGAGCCGCCGCAGTGGAACCGTCCGATCTGGGAGCTCGACATCGCCGACGGGCTGCGGATCCTGCGTCTCGGCATCGACACCCACCTGATCACCTCGCACGCCCTGCTGCCGTTGATGGTCCAGCGACCAGGTGGACTGCTGGTCGAAATGACCGATGGCACAGCCGAATACAATGCCGTGAACTATCGCATTTCGGTGTTCTACGACGCGGTCAAGAGTGCGGTCAACCGGATGGCGTTCGCGCTCGGTCACGAGCTGACGCCGTACGGTGCGACTGCCGTCGCCGTCACGCCCGGCTGGATGCGCTCGGAGATCATGCTCGAGCACTACGGCGTCACCGAGGAGAACTGGCGGTTGGCGCTCGACGACGACCGCGCCGACGGAGGGCCGACCGCACCGCCGGGTTTCGCGGAATCCGAAACGCCGCGGTATGTGGGCCGGGCGATCGCGGCGATTGCCGCCGACGAGCACAGGTCGCGCTGGCATCAGCGGTCGGTGTCGGCGGGCGATCTGGCACGGGCGTACGGCTTCGTCGATGTCGACGGGCGGCAGCCGGACGCCTGGGCGCACATGGAGTAA
- a CDS encoding dienelactone hydrolase family protein, with protein sequence MTPLQRYIAEEIATDHVDGLLSRREALRRLALLGVGTAAAGALIAACSSDKPKTASSSPATAPPTSAAPPPGMATALPTEPITFAGPRGPVQGAWAQAATPRGGVVVIHENKGLNDWVRTVAGRLAGIGYSALAIDLLSEEGGTATFTDPAAATAALGTIPPERFVADLRSGLDEVARRTPGQKLAVVGFCFGGGLVWRLLAAGESRLAAAVPFYGPLPENPDFTGSKNAAVLGLYGALDQRVTSSEPAAKAALNQAGLVNDLIVEPDADHAFFNDSGPRYNPVAAADAWTRVQDWFSRYLA encoded by the coding sequence GTGACTCCATTGCAGCGCTACATCGCCGAAGAGATTGCCACGGATCACGTCGACGGCCTGCTGAGCCGCCGCGAAGCGCTGCGGCGGCTGGCGCTGTTGGGCGTCGGCACCGCGGCTGCCGGCGCGCTGATCGCCGCGTGCTCCAGCGACAAACCGAAGACCGCATCGTCGTCACCGGCGACAGCCCCACCGACCTCCGCGGCGCCACCGCCCGGCATGGCCACGGCGCTGCCCACCGAACCCATCACCTTCGCCGGCCCACGCGGGCCGGTGCAGGGCGCCTGGGCACAGGCCGCCACCCCGCGCGGGGGCGTGGTGGTCATCCACGAGAACAAGGGCCTCAACGACTGGGTTCGCACCGTCGCCGGCCGACTGGCCGGGATCGGCTACTCGGCGCTGGCCATCGACCTGCTCTCCGAGGAGGGCGGCACCGCCACGTTCACCGACCCCGCCGCCGCGACCGCCGCGCTGGGCACCATCCCGCCCGAGCGCTTCGTCGCCGACCTCCGGTCGGGGCTCGACGAAGTGGCGCGCCGCACGCCCGGTCAGAAACTCGCCGTCGTCGGCTTCTGCTTCGGCGGCGGACTGGTGTGGCGGTTGCTGGCCGCCGGCGAGTCCCGGCTGGCCGCCGCCGTGCCGTTCTACGGTCCATTGCCGGAGAACCCGGACTTCACCGGGTCGAAGAACGCGGCGGTCCTCGGCTTGTATGGTGCTCTCGACCAACGGGTCACGTCCTCGGAGCCCGCGGCCAAGGCGGCGCTGAATCAGGCCGGCCTCGTCAACGACCTGATCGTCGAGCCCGACGCCGACCACGCGTTCTTCAACGACAGCGGACCTCGCTACAACCCGGTCGCGGCCGCCGATGCGTGGACCCGGGTGCAGGACTGGTTCAGCCGGTATCTGGCTTAG
- a CDS encoding glycosyltransferase, with product MRVAQVANFYGPRSGGLRTAVDRLGAEYCAAGHEVFLIVPGSSATHTVLPSGVTRITVPARQIPFTGGYRAVTPAPVTTLLERLAPDAIEVSDRFTLRSLGRWGARQGVTTVMISHERLDRLTGQIMPKRLARRIADLANRRTAANYDTVLCTTGFAREEFDRIGATNVVTVPLGVDLDMFHPRRFCTRTRNRWAAPDQVLLVHCGRLSVEKHADRSIDALAALRDSGVDARLVIAGDGPMRARLQRQAARLPVDFTGFIDSRNAVATLLASADVALAPGPHETFGLAALEALACGTPAVVSRTSALSEILTSDSGACADNDPRAIAAAVAGVIDRPEQQRRFCARRRAETFTWPRSAAGMLAALSGLAHDRDGNAVN from the coding sequence ATGAGGGTCGCGCAGGTCGCGAACTTCTACGGCCCCCGGTCGGGCGGACTGCGCACCGCGGTCGACCGGCTGGGCGCGGAGTACTGCGCCGCCGGACATGAGGTGTTCCTGATCGTGCCCGGATCGAGCGCCACCCATACTGTGCTGCCCAGTGGAGTCACCCGAATCACGGTGCCCGCCAGACAGATTCCATTCACCGGCGGCTACCGCGCGGTGACGCCGGCGCCGGTCACCACATTGCTGGAGCGATTGGCGCCCGATGCCATCGAAGTGTCGGACCGGTTCACCCTGCGCTCGCTGGGCCGGTGGGGTGCGCGACAGGGCGTCACCACGGTGATGATCTCGCACGAGCGCCTGGATCGGTTGACCGGTCAGATCATGCCCAAGCGGCTGGCCCGCCGGATCGCCGACCTGGCGAACCGTCGCACCGCGGCGAACTACGACACGGTGCTGTGTACCACCGGTTTTGCCCGCGAAGAGTTCGACCGCATCGGCGCGACGAACGTGGTGACGGTGCCGCTGGGTGTGGATCTGGACATGTTCCATCCCCGCCGGTTCTGCACACGTACCCGCAACCGGTGGGCCGCCCCGGATCAGGTGCTGCTGGTGCACTGCGGCCGGCTGTCGGTGGAGAAGCATGCCGACCGGAGTATCGATGCACTTGCCGCCCTTCGTGATTCAGGTGTGGATGCCCGGCTGGTGATTGCCGGCGACGGGCCGATGCGGGCGCGGCTGCAACGGCAGGCGGCGCGGCTACCGGTGGATTTCACCGGGTTCATCGACTCGCGCAACGCCGTCGCCACCTTGCTGGCGTCCGCCGACGTCGCGCTGGCACCCGGTCCGCACGAAACATTCGGCTTGGCCGCGTTGGAGGCGCTGGCCTGCGGGACACCGGCGGTCGTCTCGCGCACCTCGGCATTGTCCGAAATCCTCACCTCGGACAGTGGTGCGTGCGCCGACAACGATCCGCGCGCGATCGCCGCGGCCGTCGCCGGGGTCATCGATCGCCCCGAGCAGCAGCGGCGGTTCTGCGCCAGGCGACGGGCCGAGACGTTCACCTGGCCGCGGTCGGCGGCGGGCATGCTGGCGGCGCTGAGCGGTTTGGCCCACGACCGTGACGGGAACGCCGTGAATTGA
- a CDS encoding cytochrome P450, giving the protein MKQRVHWLVMHGVIRAAASAAARRGDPQARMAFDPAVRADPVSFFEEMRPQGPMLPTRVGYLTLDHAVAHELLRSDDFRVIILGGNLPKPLRWVERRTRDDLLHPLRPPSLLAVEPPEHTRYRKTVSSVFTSRAVTALRDRVEDTAADLLDQLSDGPGVVDIVERYCAQLPVSVIGDILGVPEADRPRILEFGELAAPSLDVGLSWSQYQRVQKGLAGFNLWLAAHLQQLREHPGDDLMSQLIVASDEGQHLDENELAGVAGLVLAAGFETTVNLLGNGIRLLLNSPDQLARLQEDPSLWPGAVEEILRLESPVQLSARIALRDTEVAGATVRAGEMVAIYLAAANRDPAVFEDPHRFDVSRPNAGKHLAFSGGRHFCLGAALARAEGEVGLRRFFTHFPEAQLAGLGSRRDTRVLRGWAELPVSLGAPGLITSRD; this is encoded by the coding sequence ATGAAGCAGCGGGTGCACTGGTTGGTGATGCACGGCGTGATCCGAGCGGCGGCCAGTGCGGCGGCCCGTCGCGGCGACCCACAGGCCCGGATGGCGTTCGACCCGGCCGTGCGCGCCGACCCGGTCTCATTCTTCGAAGAGATGCGTCCCCAGGGTCCGATGCTTCCCACTCGAGTGGGGTACCTGACTCTCGACCACGCGGTCGCCCACGAGCTCCTGCGCTCCGACGATTTCCGGGTGATCATCCTCGGCGGAAACCTGCCCAAGCCGCTGCGCTGGGTGGAGCGCCGCACCCGCGACGACCTATTGCATCCGCTGCGGCCGCCGTCCCTGCTGGCGGTCGAGCCCCCCGAACACACCCGGTACCGCAAGACCGTCTCGTCCGTGTTCACCTCGCGCGCCGTGACCGCGCTGCGGGACCGGGTCGAGGACACCGCGGCGGACCTGCTCGACCAGCTGTCCGACGGTCCCGGCGTCGTCGACATCGTCGAGCGGTATTGCGCGCAGTTGCCCGTTTCGGTGATCGGCGACATCCTCGGCGTCCCGGAAGCCGACCGGCCGCGGATTCTGGAATTCGGCGAGCTCGCCGCTCCGAGCCTGGATGTCGGATTGTCCTGGTCGCAGTACCAGCGGGTGCAAAAGGGACTTGCCGGATTCAACCTGTGGCTGGCCGCGCACCTGCAACAGCTTCGCGAGCATCCCGGCGACGACCTGATGAGCCAGCTGATCGTCGCCTCGGACGAGGGTCAGCACCTCGATGAGAACGAACTGGCCGGCGTCGCCGGGCTGGTACTGGCCGCCGGGTTCGAGACCACAGTCAACCTGCTGGGCAACGGAATCCGATTGCTCCTCAACTCCCCCGACCAGCTTGCTCGGCTGCAGGAGGATCCGTCACTGTGGCCGGGCGCCGTCGAAGAGATCCTGCGCCTGGAGTCGCCCGTGCAGCTGTCGGCGCGGATCGCCCTGCGAGACACCGAGGTAGCCGGCGCAACGGTTCGGGCGGGCGAGATGGTGGCGATCTATCTCGCGGCGGCCAACCGTGACCCGGCGGTGTTCGAAGACCCGCACCGCTTCGACGTCAGCCGCCCCAATGCCGGTAAACACCTTGCCTTTTCGGGCGGACGGCATTTCTGCCTCGGGGCCGCGCTGGCGCGAGCCGAGGGCGAGGTGGGTCTGCGCCGGTTCTTCACGCATTTCCCGGAGGCGCAGCTCGCCGGGCTCGGCAGCCGCCGCGACACCCGGGTGCTGCGCGGCTGGGCCGAGCTACCGGTCAGCCTCGGCGCGCCCGGGCTGATCACCTCGCGCGACTGA
- a CDS encoding cytochrome P450, which yields MGIATRVNGQQPPEMALEDINLGTFEFWGMDDALRDGAFATLRREAPIKFFHEVEFEGIEAGPGHWALTKLDDVFYASRHPDIFSSYPNITIGDQIPEVAEYFGSMIALDDPRHARLRNIVRSAFTPKVVARTEASVRDRAQQLVSAMIANHPDGNAELVTELSGPLPLQVICDMMGIPEDDHDRIFHWTNIILGFGDPDLTTDFDEFLKVAFDIGAYATALAEDRRINPREDLTTSLVAAEVDGERLTSAEIASFFILLAVAGNETTRNAISHGVLALTRYPEQREIWWNDFAGVTDTAVEEVVRWASPVIYMRRTVTRDVELSGVTMAEGDKVTMWYASANRDEEKFANPYLFDVTRTPNHHVGFGGGGAHFCLGANLARREIAVVFEELHRRIPDIAVTEEPSMLLSAFIHGIKRLPVSWTPA from the coding sequence ATGGGCATCGCCACTCGAGTCAATGGTCAGCAGCCGCCCGAAATGGCGCTCGAGGACATCAATCTCGGCACCTTCGAGTTCTGGGGCATGGACGACGCGCTGCGCGACGGCGCGTTCGCCACTCTGCGCCGCGAGGCCCCGATCAAGTTCTTCCACGAGGTGGAGTTCGAGGGTATCGAGGCAGGCCCCGGCCACTGGGCGTTGACCAAGCTCGACGATGTCTTCTACGCCAGCCGCCACCCGGACATCTTCAGCTCCTATCCGAACATCACGATCGGCGATCAGATCCCGGAGGTCGCCGAGTACTTCGGCTCGATGATCGCGCTGGACGACCCGCGGCACGCGCGGCTGCGCAACATCGTGCGCAGTGCCTTCACCCCCAAGGTGGTGGCCCGCACCGAGGCGTCGGTGCGCGACCGTGCGCAGCAACTGGTGTCGGCGATGATCGCCAACCATCCGGACGGCAATGCCGAGCTGGTCACCGAGCTCTCCGGTCCGCTGCCGCTGCAGGTCATCTGCGACATGATGGGCATCCCCGAGGACGACCACGACCGGATATTCCACTGGACCAACATCATTCTCGGTTTCGGCGACCCGGACCTGACCACCGACTTCGACGAGTTCCTCAAGGTGGCCTTCGATATCGGCGCCTACGCCACCGCGCTCGCCGAGGACCGGCGGATCAACCCACGGGAGGACCTGACCACGTCGTTGGTGGCGGCCGAGGTCGACGGGGAGCGGCTGACGTCGGCCGAGATCGCCTCGTTCTTCATCCTGCTGGCCGTCGCGGGAAACGAGACCACCCGCAACGCGATCAGCCACGGCGTGCTCGCGCTGACCCGCTATCCCGAGCAGCGTGAGATCTGGTGGAACGACTTCGCCGGCGTCACCGACACCGCGGTCGAGGAAGTGGTGCGCTGGGCGTCGCCGGTGATCTACATGCGCCGCACCGTCACCCGCGACGTCGAACTCAGCGGGGTCACGATGGCCGAGGGTGACAAGGTCACCATGTGGTACGCCTCGGCCAACCGCGACGAGGAGAAGTTCGCCAACCCGTACCTCTTCGACGTCACCCGCACCCCCAACCATCACGTCGGGTTCGGCGGCGGCGGCGCCCACTTCTGCCTCGGCGCCAACCTCGCCCGCCGCGAGATCGCCGTCGTGTTCGAAGAACTGCACCGCCGCATCCCCGATATCGCGGTCACCGAGGAGCCCTCGATGCTGCTGTCCGCGTTCATCCATGGCATCAAACGGCTGCCGGTGAGCTGGACACCCGCCTGA
- a CDS encoding YoaK family protein: protein MTRTSTTLRFGLLLTLANGFLDAYTYLARGGVFANVQTANVILFALDTSQGKLSAALAHVWPLLAFFAGVGLASHLKSGRVERYLKHPLRWTMLVQAVVLFIIGFVPTTVAHSYVTVPISFVAAMQIGLFRNIGDFVYLPVATTGNLMRLVESGYTGFVDRDATARQAFTTYAALTVFFAGGAVVGAFATRAWSVHAIWIPAAVLFVTLILFVIDERKGVEP from the coding sequence ATGACGCGCACCTCGACGACACTGCGTTTCGGCCTGCTGCTCACGCTGGCAAACGGCTTCCTGGACGCCTACACCTACCTCGCCCGCGGCGGGGTGTTCGCGAACGTGCAGACAGCCAACGTCATCCTCTTCGCGCTGGACACGAGTCAGGGCAAACTCAGCGCGGCGCTCGCGCATGTGTGGCCGCTGCTGGCGTTCTTCGCCGGCGTGGGGCTGGCGTCGCATCTGAAGTCGGGCCGGGTGGAGCGGTACCTGAAGCATCCGCTGCGCTGGACGATGCTGGTGCAGGCGGTGGTGCTGTTCATCATCGGGTTCGTACCGACCACGGTGGCGCACAGCTATGTGACGGTGCCGATCTCGTTCGTCGCGGCCATGCAGATCGGGTTGTTCCGCAACATCGGTGATTTCGTGTATCTGCCGGTGGCGACCACCGGCAACCTGATGCGTCTGGTGGAAAGCGGTTACACCGGTTTCGTGGACCGCGACGCGACCGCGCGGCAGGCGTTCACCACCTACGCCGCATTGACGGTGTTCTTCGCCGGCGGCGCGGTGGTCGGCGCGTTCGCCACCCGCGCCTGGAGCGTGCACGCGATCTGGATCCCGGCCGCCGTCCTGTTCGTCACGCTGATCCTGTTCGTCATCGACGAACGCAAGGGAGTGGAGCCATGA
- a CDS encoding pyridoxal-phosphate dependent enzyme: protein MNLPPLQCRSCGREFDVAALVWRCPCGGVLDVIETWRPEGDSVLPVPVGASITLGEGNTPMIPSTTLPAVRFKLEFFSPTLSFKDRGAVVLAALADRLGVREAVVDSSGNAGTAAAAYLARAGIDCQVLVPEATSPEKLAQIRAHGAALTLVEGDRAATAAAAARIAQRPGIFYASHVYHPYFVHGVKTYGYEIWQQNGRTLPSAVLVPVGNGTLLLGCHLAFTELVAAGLADRMPALIAVQAAGCAPLAAGWDGRVAALGSTVAEGIAITAPPRAEQILAAVRDSGGTIVTVDDDAIVAGRQALAREGLFVEPTAAVCYAAAAGAAARSGPDWERINDVLANGDVVIPLCGAGLKHPGD, encoded by the coding sequence ATGAATCTGCCGCCGCTGCAATGCCGCTCGTGCGGCCGGGAATTCGACGTCGCCGCGCTGGTGTGGCGATGCCCGTGTGGCGGGGTACTCGACGTCATCGAGACGTGGCGACCCGAGGGCGATTCCGTGTTGCCGGTACCGGTCGGCGCATCGATCACCCTCGGTGAAGGAAACACCCCGATGATTCCGTCGACGACGCTGCCGGCCGTCCGGTTCAAGCTCGAATTCTTCAGTCCCACCCTGTCTTTCAAAGATCGCGGCGCGGTGGTCCTGGCGGCGCTCGCTGATCGGCTCGGGGTCCGGGAGGCCGTTGTGGACAGCAGCGGCAATGCCGGAACCGCGGCCGCCGCGTATCTCGCCAGGGCCGGCATCGACTGCCAGGTGCTGGTTCCGGAGGCGACCTCGCCGGAGAAGCTCGCCCAGATCCGCGCGCACGGCGCCGCACTGACGCTGGTGGAGGGGGACCGCGCCGCGACCGCTGCCGCGGCGGCCCGGATCGCGCAGCGCCCCGGCATCTTCTACGCCAGTCACGTCTACCACCCGTATTTCGTGCACGGCGTGAAGACCTACGGATACGAGATCTGGCAGCAGAACGGACGCACGCTGCCGTCGGCGGTGCTGGTTCCCGTCGGCAACGGGACGCTGCTGCTGGGCTGCCACCTCGCCTTCACCGAGTTGGTCGCCGCCGGTCTGGCCGACCGGATGCCGGCGCTGATCGCGGTCCAGGCGGCCGGGTGTGCACCGCTGGCGGCGGGGTGGGACGGCCGAGTTGCGGCCCTGGGGTCCACGGTGGCCGAGGGCATCGCGATCACCGCGCCGCCCCGCGCCGAGCAGATCCTGGCCGCGGTGCGCGATTCGGGCGGCACGATCGTCACCGTCGACGACGACGCGATCGTGGCGGGGCGTCAGGCGCTGGCTCGTGAGGGCCTGTTCGTCGAGCCGACGGCAGCGGTCTGTTACGCGGCGGCGGCCGGCGCCGCCGCCCGATCAGGCCCCGACTGGGAGCGGATCAACGATGTGTTGGCCAACGGCGACGTGGTGATTCCGTTGTGCGGCGCGGGTCTCAAGCATCCCGGAGATTGA
- a CDS encoding nuclear transport factor 2 family protein: protein MGRWSREEIESAFEEHKQVVVGIADSWDWSRFADQFTEDATYVEHSYGTFHGREAIRKWIVNTMNTFPGTEMPWFPSTWHSIDVDKGWVICEFQNRMRDPGDGSIHEEPNISVLKYAGDGLWSYEEDAYNPMNFMPMVKGYIEASKKLGTISEDAVTFARTMRWDLA from the coding sequence ATGGGTCGGTGGTCACGCGAAGAGATTGAGTCCGCGTTCGAGGAACACAAGCAGGTCGTCGTCGGTATCGCCGACAGCTGGGACTGGTCGCGGTTCGCCGACCAGTTCACCGAGGACGCCACATACGTCGAACATTCCTACGGCACGTTCCATGGCCGGGAAGCGATCCGGAAATGGATCGTCAACACCATGAACACTTTTCCCGGCACCGAGATGCCGTGGTTCCCGTCGACCTGGCACTCCATCGACGTGGACAAGGGCTGGGTCATCTGCGAGTTCCAGAACCGGATGCGCGATCCCGGCGACGGCAGCATCCACGAGGAGCCCAACATCTCCGTGCTCAAGTACGCCGGTGACGGACTGTGGAGCTACGAGGAAGACGCCTACAACCCGATGAATTTCATGCCGATGGTCAAGGGCTACATCGAGGCGTCGAAGAAGTTGGGAACCATCTCCGAGGATGCGGTGACGTTCGCCCGCACGATGAGGTGGGACCTGGCCTGA
- a CDS encoding SRPBCC family protein encodes MEGSATVHMAAPADKIWHVIADITRTGEFSPEVFESEWLDGATGPALGAKFRGHVRRNEIGPVYWTTCRVTACEPGREFGFAVLAGDKALNNWHYRLEPSGDGTDVTESFWMPKSALIRVFEVFGGFLRVRRNERDMRTTLERIKKVVENN; translated from the coding sequence ATGGAAGGCTCCGCGACAGTGCACATGGCCGCACCGGCAGACAAGATCTGGCATGTCATCGCCGACATCACCAGAACCGGCGAGTTCTCACCGGAGGTGTTCGAGTCCGAATGGCTCGACGGCGCCACCGGCCCGGCGCTGGGCGCGAAGTTCCGCGGGCATGTGCGGCGCAACGAGATCGGCCCGGTCTACTGGACCACGTGCCGCGTCACCGCCTGCGAACCGGGACGCGAATTCGGCTTCGCCGTCCTCGCCGGCGACAAGGCGCTCAACAACTGGCACTACCGCCTCGAGCCCAGCGGTGACGGCACCGATGTGACCGAATCCTTCTGGATGCCGAAATCGGCGCTCATACGGGTGTTCGAGGTGTTCGGCGGATTTCTGCGAGTCCGGCGCAACGAACGCGACATGCGGACAACGCTGGAACGGATCAAGAAGGTCGTCGAGAACAACTGA